The following nucleotide sequence is from Mytilus galloprovincialis chromosome 12, xbMytGall1.hap1.1, whole genome shotgun sequence.
tcaaatggcaaaatcaaatttatgataaaacacatcagaCCCATGGAcagttgtcatattcctgacttggtacaggcatttttaaatgcagaaaatggtggattgaacctggttttaaagcactTACCCTCTCATTTgtcagtcattcccaaaaaatgggtacaattcgaatgtagacactgttaaaaaataattttcaactgagcagagagagagtgttgttttcttctgtgtctatatctagtctgtcatttttaaaatttttacttacaccattttagttgttttctagttttagcattttttgtaagacaaggtaagtatgaacgtatcggaggttagtgttgtataaagtcatcttaaaaattgcattagagaaaaacacaagatttaaatccaggctcatgtgaaatgggttacatttaccaccatagcaaactgatttatacgtattattctgtatatattgaaagcaaataccaattttaaggtctgaattaatatagtgtttaaaaaataattcaaatcagtagttttcacaatttatttagtaataaatttaaactaatgaaatgttatgctgtataatattttagtttcataatacagctttccaggaaaaaccctattatttatgttttgaatcacttgtatgtattttttatgcttgtattaatccacacccccatctttgttacggaggttgatatcaaaccagtatctgaatgctgatacatagtaacacttaactctttaatgatagcttttctaaacaatttattgacataacaaactaaaaaactgttttctatcaagttatatgtttcttttagtcaaatggacttgttcttgtcaaaatctccgtaacgattcatgaactttcactcaaaaatatgttttacctaaaccgaatactgttcaacttaattttattagctctatacagataatgtcatctcccttcacaccataatgtatgtattatactcaactatgaagttttggagtcaaaatagtttcatttcgaaaatttctatcctccgtaacgacatttaaaacctccataacggacaattccagttcttaccaacagcaaacatataaatgaatgtaaatattggaattaaatgacaaacaagacaacagaattaaacatttttcttagtaaatcgttatctaaaaggagtaaagtcctgttagagaaaaaacactttttttccttaaatatctatcctccgtaacgtaaatcaatgatgtcgtctatgattgacatcaccttttgatttttattagtgataattgatgaactgatttggcatctataacaatgtacaagaatttcaattggtatgatcgtgtttacatgcatctttagatttttttttatttgcataacctccgttacatacattgatgagtcctaaataatcttgaaaatgtttgccataaaccgctgtttaagttatgattgtcgtcgtaattacacaagttgtgttgtagactattttaaatctaagaaaatggctgatataacgtttattaaacgttataatgttgctctcataatagggaaaaaacaagttaacctacctttctcaaaacaacatttttttttctcaaaatctgtattttgtttgtctgttttctttataataaatgatgtctgctacaaaaatgactttcggcagtgtcggcagccgcttatactgataaaaaaagtctgacaacttaactgtaaataactgcgtcacggaggttatttaaacggaggttaattttatttacattatacatggaaatatgtaacaatattgttgagttgctttctcaaaactgattattgagaagctttatgggtgctttcaatgaaataatcatcattttgatttgttcttggttagtacgttccaaaatacgcgttacgtaggttggattcttatatgcgacaatcgaaaaaaagagaaagagaagattttttttgatttttcgtttcattgcaataaaagttaaaggcagaattttaaaatttgatgtatcaactttgcttaaagtcactttgggcaggatttccaatcatataaatatgttttgattgtacctaaagatacgttacggtaggttatacgtttatcggcgacattggtgtaatgggtaaatcaaagtgtatattataacttttgattctaaaatatttttgtggataaaaatcaatatagtgtcaaataaaaaaagcaaatctaatcatgatttagatgaaataaagtattttaattcacaccgatatttggagtttttcctggcgacattcggaattcgtgtgatttccgtatattgaatagaaaatcacacaaatatatttacgatatacatcacaaaagaatataattttattgtagtatacatattaatcacttagaacacgaaaaagattatctgtgacatatgttaagcttgcattttgtggttatttgccggcgacactgaaattttgtaattgtacccattttttgggaatgactgttgtatgacagtcgcatcaaattccattataagaGCAGACTGGTTGGCTAGGATTCATTATACTGTGTACGGGTAAGGGGTTCCTGTGGACTGTTACAATGTACATTTTTACCTTCTGAACTTACACAATAATAATATGACTTAGCGTGTCAGTCTGTAACAAAGCAGGGTTTATATTGATATCCTTTTACCAGgctttcgtcctgaatatgcatttaatttgccaATGGACTTTAAACAGCAATCATTCtgtaagtgcctgtcccaagtcaagagcctacCCCTCtaaaacacatttttaatttagttgggttttattactttattttgcTTCACCTTAAATATGTTATCTATGTGGTGTTTGGTGGACTGATGTCTTTTTTGCTTATCTAACTTTTGTTTCGCCACTGtgttcagtggcagatccagccatttaaaaaagggggggttcccaacccaggacaaagggggggttccaactatatgttcccattcaaatgcattgatcggccataAAAACAGAGGAGGtttcaacccccggaaccccccccccctggatccgccaatggtgTTGCTTGATGCAGTGTTTTCTTTGTAGTGATTTGTTGACCATTCAGCATTGTTTGTCTGTTCATCTTTTACTTTTAGCCAGGGTTATGatagtgtttgtttttttcttcttaaatcaGTGGTATTCGTTTTAATACCTATTTTCACAACATTCATTGACATCGCTTATTCAATATTAACTGCTTTAACATGCACAAGATAAGGATAATTAGAAGAATCACATTCAAGttttaaccaatttgatgctATCGGTAGCTGAAAAATCACCCTTTGGCTTTAACGCCCGATGATAAAGAGCATTACATATAAAATGCGAGGtaaaaattactaaaatattgaaattttcaataataatgataatttggcaaaacctttccgATTTACACaaaatgtcaatatatttttatattacatatatgATTGTCATTGAAGATGAAAAAAGGCCAAATGGTCATGAAGGCCAAAAAATAATGTAATGTATTAGTAAAATATAAAGGGTAAAAATAGAAATGTTTCTTCTATTAATAAGTGATTTTAAACATCTGTGgaatataacatacatgtacatgtagagaGCATATATGTTATTTGTATTGGGTTTCAAAAAATAAACTAGTTATAAAATAAAGTCTCAATAGAATCAATTGATTTAAGGAAATTTGAATTAGCATAGTCCCAAAGGACCAACCATTGACCCATATAAACTTTAAGTGGGTCAATGCATAGTCCCAAAGGACCAACCATTGACCAATATAAACTTTAAGTGGGTCAAGATGGCAATTAGAGATTCAGGAGAATAAGATTTTAATTAAGCAGCATGAGTATAAATAAACAGATGTCTTAGAAACCACTTATCTGTATGTATGGATGCTATCACGACCTGtgttaaaatatttacattattaGTAACgtataaatctaaaatttaaaagcgcCTTCAGATATAATAATAACTGTttatatgtacatgatgtcaCCAAGCAAGAAGTTACACCACTGAACtgtttcataaaattgagaatggaaataagtaatgtgtcaaagcaacaacaaccaatccaaagagcagaaaaacagTCCAAGACCACCAATGTGTCTTtcacacagcaagaaaatcccacacccagaAGTAggctttagctggcccctaaaaaaaatgtgaactagttcagtgaaaagtagcacaattttttttagggtaaaaagtaaaataactaaaataccgaAATTCTGAGTCTGAGGGAAATTCTAAACTGAAAGTCCCTTAAATTAtgcttatcaaatagcaaaatcaaaatcataagctcaaacacatcaaatgaatggataataaaattgagaatggaaatggggaatgtgtcaaagagacaacaacccgaccaaataaaaaacaacagcagagggtcaccaacaggtcttcaatgtagcgagaaattcccgcaccaattgttatatttctgacttggttcaggcatgttcttaaatatatatatatatatatgtagaaaaTGAGTATGACTATTACATGGCTAAAATGAGTATGACTATTTCCATGATTTCAGGGTTAAAATAGTTTTCTTGGGTCACATCTGAATCAGACTCAGCAGCTCATTTAAGTTCAACTTTTTGTAAATATTCACAAACAGTACATAAAATATAACTTAATTACCTATTCTGTGATTTAACATATAGGATTTTTGAGTAGTGTGTCAATAAATATGAGACGTGATTATTTTCCTCATGGCATTTTTCTCATGATGTGCCGACACAATTTGGTCACAAAAATAGGATTTGTTTACCCTTCTAATTATATTCTGTGTCGCTCATATGTAGATATTCTGAAGTAATAATGCACTACAATACTACTTATCTTACCACAATTTTCATTGAATTCTataaaatatctaatattttgaatttttggaGCGTACTAGTCTTTCTGAAATCAGCCTGGTGACTTCGTAGGTGGCGCAACGAACTATGTGGGAATAGACATCCGGGTGCTTCCGTCAGGTCAACAAACTTGTAAACAGAAGAAAAATGAGTTTAAAAATGAAGTTTTTAGCCAGATTTTTATCGGTAAACATGAAATGAACAATTTATAATTCATAAAGACATGTTTAAAGCTATTCAAAtcatttcaaaagtaaaaatttcCCATAAATATTGATTTGACtcatttgattatctccccttcaacAGGTGCCCCTGGTTGATCTGTTAATTTCACAGTTTGAGATGCCAGAGAAATGCCTGGCTACAGCATGATAAGATGGCCACATGTGATTTCAATGATTTTTAACACATCAATATAGATAAAGTTTGGCATCCAATGAAAtgttctaataaaaataaatttaaattctgaatttttaatttttacaataagGGAAGATTCTCAtaatttggtatatatatattatcagagacatataatacaatatattatgtattatatgtctctgatattatATTATTCCTACAAATGGATATCATTTCCCTAAAACCAATGATCTGCAGTGGTAAAGCAAAAAAATGAACAGCGACATTTATTACGCTCAAAGAAACCTAGCTAGTTCAAATAATTGTGATTGaggtcttgaaaggctatttaattttttgctttaaaaaaaaaatcatgtttctttttggaatttataaaaataaaaataaaagcagCGCTCAGAAGATTTCATCATAACCTAGAATATATCTGGTTAAAAGTAAATTTacggatttaatttttttattttggaggttttttaatttcagttcttACATATTGTCTTATTCAAACTTTGGTTTTTCAAGTAGAAATGCTGCCATTACATGAATGAGAGCTATTATAATGAAAATGTGTAATTTCAGTTTATTTCACTGTAAATTTAAACTTTCTTTGGTTTAATGCACAAAATGATCCATTGGAACCTCTATAACTCACAACCTTTATCAAAgtttttaatcaacaacaaattctctaaataacaaaatattattcaGGTGTTGTCATTAAATGTTCAAGTTTGTACTTTGAATTATACATTGATATAcaaataagaggatgtggtatgattgccaatgaaatgacacaactctacacaagaaaccaaatgatatAGAAGTTAACAACAGTAAGTCACTTTatggccgtcaacaatgagcgaaATCCATACCATATATAGATTAATGTGtgagaaatgctgttcaaggaaacctcatactccctaaaccaGAATTGtgcaaaaaatcttttatgttttctggaccattcttgtggaataatttgccaataccgttaaaaaatattacaaatgacTTGATTCTTTTAAATAccaaataacagatcatttattgaaatcaacatAGCTatatgaataatattgaaaactgattatgtcatcatgtttatttttttcctaacattttatcaagttgtattgaacgttattatcatacttaaattttaataCTATTGTATGTAatgatcgacatgtttcggtgcctagggcaccgtcatcaggataaaaacaatacataaaatcatgttgaagtacaaaatcgggttgttaaaatttaaacgtcacaatgttacaatggtaagtaacgttattaatagcaacgtactgaaagtgaaagtgaaagttcattgtaagtatgtaaataaactataaaaagaaattgaaataaaatgtttttggtgtgaaaatgtttgttaaaattattctgccaacaTGTGTTTGTCCTCTTGCATCGTGGAAAGAATAATACAGTAAGTTGTCAGGCTTTGTATATACTGTATAGGTTGTGTGGTCTGAATGTTCTGTTAACTTTCTTCCCCAAAATAGAcgacattttatcagcaattccgTACCATTTCGACTGGCTTCCCTTGACCAGAGGTACTGCTTCCAATCGCGTCAGGAATGCTGTAAAATGTTTCGGTCGCCGAAAGTAAAGGACAAAGTATAAATATCACTAGTCTATGTTGAATTTTAACTATGTGTTCGTACTTTGTtattaataacgttacttaccattgtaacaAGTTACATTGtgatgtttaaattttttaacaacccgattttgtacttcaacatgattttatgtattgtttttatcctgatgacggtgcccgaggcaccgaaacatgtcgatcaataaatttctgcagcagtccctaaagtgttgttgttataagactctcttcattttatgttttttatcataacgaccctgcataccctcgggtatccactttatggactctaccgcactacagactcaccaggcgttggttcacttttgtttgtaatttattGTATGTAATGTATATGTTtggattttgtttgatttttcatgatgagggcctcagggaagattagttaaaTAGCTAACCctgctaactgtgtaaccctcttaaaataaagtattgttgtggTTGTGGTTGTGCCAATTCTCCATTTCTTGTATTCTTTTGAGATACATGTGTAgatagaagaagatgtggtatgagtgccaatgagacaactcttcatccaagtcacaatatattaaagtaaaaCCATTAAgggttaaagtacggtcttcagagccttggctcacaccaaacagcaagcaataaagggccaccaaaaattactagtgtaaaaccattacaGGTCATAGTACGGTGTtcagagtcttggctcacactgagCTGCAAGCattaaagggcccccaaaaattactagtgtaaaaccattcaaatgggaaaaacaatggtctaatctattataaaaaaaccaagaaacgagaaacacttatttacaaaccacatcaacaatcaacaactactgaacatcagagcaTAAATGTTCATATTGAACCTAACCCGAATaatgtcagtcgttatattcTGCTGATCTCCGTCTAATCTCCGATTGCTACATTAACTATAGGCCGCTATAGGGCGCAGAATTATTCGAGTTTATATTGaacctaaaaaaaaaacttttatatacatgtttttattgtaaatttgttttacaGAAACAGAAGATAATCATGTAAGTAGCTTCAGAAGTAACCTATTAGCCCTAGAGATCACAGTACAATGTAGATGGCTTCTAGCATGTCCAGTGGTAAACATTTGTTAGCAGATTGGGAAATTTTCTGTCCAATTGGTCCAAGTCTTGCCTTCCATGTTGGAGCATGTATTGgtaagaaattataaaaataaggagaaagcAATTAATGGTAACTgtacaacctttaacaatgagcaaaaaacccatgctgtatacatggtatagtcagttataaaaggctctGGATTTagattgaaaaatgtaaaacaattcacagGAGAAAACTTATGGCCTAACTTattaaaattcaatttatataaaacaaataatatgacaaacatgaacaaacgactggtttaaaaaaacatattattgtcTAGTTATGGTCATGGATTAAACCAAGGATAATGATCTGACCGGTGTTTTGTTTTCCTCCAATTTATAActatgtaaaataattttgttcacATTTACCAACATATGTTAGAATTATGGCCCTTGAACTGAGACAGGTTTAGGAATCATATGCAAAGGCAACATTTTAAGGTATCTTGCCTTTCATATAATTCTCAGAAATTTACATTTGATAAACAATTAGGCAGCAGGAGGGACCTTTCCAACATATGTAAATGTACACCACAGATAAGTTTGGCATAAGATAGGGAAGGAATAAAAATGACTGCAAACGtccaattattatattaaatcagAATATTTAAAGTCATTGGtgcattatacatgtaattgtcaCTTAGccatattttcatatataaaatgTCAAGCTGTATTACATGTATAGATTGCCTTACTGATTCCAGATTAATAGCATCATTCAATTGACATTTGATTAAGGTAGATAAGTAAGGGATGTTCTCTCTATGTTTAAAACCCATTGGAGGCATTAGGCTGTTTTCTGCCCTTTGCTCAGGTTGTCTTAACCACATaacacatttccattctctattttattactcatatatgttttattgtaattttttatagGTCGATTTCTGTATGTCCATGGAGGTCGGGTAGACAGAAACAGCATAGAGGCTTCAAACAAGTTACACTGCTTGAACTTTGACACCATGATCTGGAACGAGGTCCGGGTACCAGGAAGTCCGGCACTAAGTCATCATGCATGTGTTACCATTGACGACAGATACCTGCTCCTGATTGGTGGGTGGGATGGGAAGGCCAGAACATCAAAAGTCTTTATATTTGACACTTTAGAATGTAAATGGTTATATCCATCATCTGAGGGGTTTCCATCTGATGCAGGGTTGAGTTCACATACAGCAACACTATTAAATAACGGTAAAGTTCTAGTCCTTGGACGTGAAGGTCCATTACGCATGCAACCAGATGATAAAAAACATGGTAATGCTTACATGTTAACTGGTAGTGTAGAATCGGGAAAATTTATTTACTCAGAATACAGCCGCGCCACAGAATCTAGGTCAGGTCATACAACAAATTTCATAGGTCCTAGATTATACGTACTTGGAGGTCGAAATGATGAACTTCTGGAAGTTCACAGCGGTTACAGAAGTGGGTCACTTGATAATGAAAAAGCAGCAGAATCATTTAAAAGAATCATCAGAAGGCTTAAACCTATGGATAAAATGCCAGGTGGACGCAGGCATCACATTGCTCTAGAATCTTCTGGTGCCATACTCATACATGGAGGGGAAACATTTGATGGGAGAAGTAAAATTGGGAAACCAGTTGGGGATATGTTCATCATGACGGACAAGCCCAGTAttaatttttatgcagttaagctgcattatgcgagcaccctagatttgtgttctacccaataaatcctgaaatacttgccattgttattatctagcttgttactatgttatatataactaattgaacacttttttaatactttttattctggattacaaaaaaaatgaccagaaaaaccttaaatgatcgtcgatttatccaaaagttttaaagttacacataggaagtagtgcttattaaaaatccttgtgtagttcattatgactcgtgcttttagctaagatgtcaaagaacaattgtatgaaatatttaatcgccgaaaatctcttaagacaagcagtttagatttcccaaatgacaaaagtcgtaggaatattgtttgtcatcaatacgtagtacaactacgtcagtacattgtagtctattatataattcaactgttcatgctgttggcggcaatttcaaattagaaaaagaaattttcgtagcttttcaatttggaggcaggtgtgcaaattagcggtggtccgagaccttccacttttgcaagcggaatttcgactaggatagttggtttctagctacgcccgacgtagtcgccttacatttgaaagaaaataagaaattactttgcaaaccttttcggcaccatgttcaccaaagtctccaattaaacgagctaaacacttatttttatcattattattcgtgacggcgatgttcattttgttcaaccgctagctttatacagaaaatcgccgacaaatattgtataaattcgagtaaaatcgtatctgattgacaaaaacaacattgtaaacacataacaatggcggccgtgaagacaaaattttacaaaatcggatccgattccggaagcggataaggataattccgggtttgacgatcattaacaaaataaatccaagcaggtgaaaaaatacatctatgcatgataaatgaatataaacactagtattgtaaaccaaaagatatatgtaaaagaaagaaaaagctaaaaaatattttattcagaaactaaaaattactttttgataaattttaatttaaaatgatccaatacaacgtgacagctgggaacagtatatctaacaatatacatgttcatggtcacagtctaaattttctttataaatgataaatgatgataatgcatgtgagatgcttttaaagtgtaa
It contains:
- the LOC143054694 gene encoding kelch domain-containing protein 9-like; translation: MASSMSSGKHLLADWEIFCPIGPSLAFHVGACIGRFLYVHGGRVDRNSIEASNKLHCLNFDTMIWNEVRVPGSPALSHHACVTIDDRYLLLIGGWDGKARTSKVFIFDTLECKWLYPSSEGFPSDAGLSSHTATLLNNGKVLVLGREGPLRMQPDDKKHGNAYMLTGSVESGKFIYSEYSRATESRSGHTTNFIGPRLYVLGGRNDELLEVHSGYRSGSLDNEKAAESFKRIIRRLKPMDKMPGGRRHHIALESSGAILIHGGETFDGRSKIGKPVGDMFIMTDKPSINFYAVKLHYASTLDLCSTQ